One Prunus dulcis chromosome 8, ALMONDv2, whole genome shotgun sequence DNA window includes the following coding sequences:
- the LOC117636796 gene encoding auxin-induced protein 15A-like, with product MGFRLPAVIPAKKLLRRSFSNTNRGASINLADVPKGYFAVYVGESEKQRFVVPISFLNQSVFQELLSEAEEEFGFDHPMGDLTIPCRQDAFLDLISHLNSLWGRWRAIT from the coding sequence ATGGGTTTCCGTCTGCCCGCTGTAATTCCTgcgaagaagcttcttcggcGGTCTTTTTCAAATACAAACAGAGGAGCTTCAATTAATCTAGCGGATGTCCCAAAAGGTTATTTTGCAGTTTATGTTGGGGAGAGTGAAAAGCAGCGATTCGTCGTTCCTATATCATTCCTCAACCAGTCTGTGTTTCAAGAGTTGCTAAGCGAGGCTGAAGAAGAATTCGGATTTGATCATCCAATGGGTGATCTGACAATTCCCTGCAGACAAGATGCCTTCCTTGATCTCATTTCTCACTTGAATTCATTGTGGGGGCGATGGAGAGCAATTACATGA